From a single Pseudomonas sp. A34-9 genomic region:
- a CDS encoding LLM class flavin-dependent oxidoreductase → MSAAKKKILLNAFNMNCIGHINHGLWTHPRDTSTRYNTLEYWTELAQLLERGLFDGLFIADIVGVYDVYQNSVDVPLKESIQLPVNDPLLLVSAMAAVTKNLGFGLTANLTYEPPYLFARRMSTLDHLSRGRVGWNIVTGYLDSAAKAMGLSEQVEHDRRYDQADEYLEVLYKLWEGSWENGAVLNDREQRIYAQPEKVHKVEHKGEFYQVEGYHLCEPSPQRTPVLFQAGSSDRGLLFAGRHAECVFISGQNKPSTKVQVDKVRASAVEAGRNPKDIKVFMGLNVIVGATEQAAWAKHAEYLSYASAEAGVAHFSASTGIDFSQYEIDEPIQYVKSNAIQSATKNLQNNDWTRRKLLDQHALGGRYITVVGSPEQVADELESWIAETGLDGFNLTRIVTPESYVDFIELVIPELQRRGSYKTAYDTGSLREKLFHGEAQLPEQHTGAHYRH, encoded by the coding sequence CATCCACGCGACACCTCGACGCGCTACAACACCCTCGAATACTGGACGGAACTGGCGCAATTGCTGGAACGCGGGCTATTCGACGGCTTGTTCATCGCCGACATCGTCGGCGTGTACGACGTCTACCAGAACTCGGTCGACGTGCCGCTGAAGGAGTCGATCCAGTTGCCGGTCAACGACCCGTTGCTGCTGGTTTCAGCCATGGCAGCCGTGACCAAAAACCTCGGCTTCGGCCTCACCGCCAACCTCACTTACGAGCCGCCGTATCTGTTCGCCCGCCGCATGTCGACGCTCGATCATTTAAGCCGTGGTCGCGTGGGCTGGAACATTGTCACCGGCTATCTCGACAGCGCGGCGAAAGCCATGGGTCTGAGCGAACAGGTCGAACATGACCGTCGCTACGATCAGGCCGACGAGTACCTGGAGGTGCTCTACAAACTCTGGGAAGGCAGTTGGGAGAACGGCGCGGTGCTCAACGACCGTGAGCAGCGCATCTATGCGCAGCCGGAGAAAGTGCACAAGGTCGAGCACAAGGGCGAGTTCTATCAGGTCGAGGGTTATCACCTTTGCGAACCGTCGCCGCAGCGCACGCCAGTGCTGTTTCAGGCGGGCAGTTCCGATCGCGGTTTGCTCTTCGCCGGGCGCCATGCCGAGTGCGTGTTCATCAGCGGTCAGAACAAGCCATCGACCAAGGTTCAGGTCGACAAAGTGCGGGCCAGCGCCGTTGAAGCGGGGCGCAATCCTAAGGACATCAAAGTATTCATGGGCCTTAACGTGATTGTCGGCGCAACTGAACAAGCCGCCTGGGCCAAGCACGCCGAGTATCTCAGCTACGCCAGCGCCGAGGCCGGCGTCGCGCATTTTTCCGCGTCGACCGGCATCGATTTTTCGCAGTACGAGATCGACGAACCGATCCAGTACGTGAAGAGCAACGCGATTCAATCGGCGACCAAAAACCTGCAGAACAACGACTGGACCCGGCGCAAATTGCTCGATCAGCACGCCCTTGGTGGTCGTTACATCACGGTGGTCGGCTCGCCGGAGCAAGTGGCGGATGAGCTGGAATCGTGGATCGCCGAAACCGGCCTCGACGGGTTCAACCTGACTCGGATCGTTACGCCGGAAAGCTATGTCGATTTCATTGAACTGGTGATTCCGGAGCTGCAGCGGCGCGGGTCGTACAAGACTGCGTATGACACCGGCAGCTTGCGCGAGAAGTTGTTTCACGGTGAGGCGCAGCTACCGGAGCAACACACCGGCGCCCACTATCGCCACTAA